The Bradyrhizobium ottawaense genome window below encodes:
- a CDS encoding AAA family ATPase has product MTDDSATQDRIFAALSDSGRHPGVKRVDTHAASVFLEGKRALKIKRAVQFPFLDYSTLEKRKAACEEEIRINRPLAPQIYHRVVAITEEADGSLKVDGQGLPVEYAVEMARFDENRTLDHLAKAGPLDATLAAAAADAIVASHGAATRADGEAWVASIPALIDGNSHGLRAGGHFIAEDIEKLGKASHEAFLRVRPLLAERGRMGFVRRCHGDLHLANIVLLDDRPVLFDAIEFDAQMATVDVLYDLAFTMMDLLHHDQPRAANIVLNRYLAATPADNLDALSALPLLMSIRAAIRAQVALARLKPPHSDDPSILDQAQHYFDLARTLIHPPAPRLVAVGGLSGTGKTVLANALAPVVAPPPGAVVLRSDLVRKQMFGVEDTHRLPPSAYTPEHAARVYDTLAQHARRVLAQGHSAIIDGVFAREDERDAIAALARERNVPLNGLFLVADLATRQMRIGSRRGDASDATQEVAAQQEHYNIGHVGWATIDASGTQEQTLQNCRDAIAEGK; this is encoded by the coding sequence ATGACAGACGATTCTGCGACCCAGGACCGGATCTTTGCGGCGCTCTCCGATTCTGGCAGGCATCCGGGCGTGAAGCGGGTCGACACGCACGCAGCTTCGGTCTTTCTCGAAGGCAAGCGAGCGCTGAAGATCAAGCGGGCTGTGCAGTTTCCCTTCCTCGACTATTCGACGCTCGAGAAACGTAAGGCGGCCTGCGAGGAGGAAATCCGGATCAACCGGCCGCTGGCGCCACAGATCTACCACCGGGTCGTCGCGATCACCGAAGAGGCGGACGGATCGTTGAAGGTCGACGGACAGGGCCTGCCGGTGGAATATGCGGTGGAGATGGCGCGCTTCGACGAAAACCGGACGCTCGATCATCTGGCAAAGGCCGGCCCGCTGGATGCGACCCTTGCCGCGGCTGCCGCCGACGCGATCGTGGCTTCCCACGGCGCGGCGACACGCGCGGACGGCGAAGCATGGGTCGCCTCCATCCCCGCCCTGATCGACGGCAACAGTCACGGTCTGCGGGCCGGCGGCCATTTCATCGCGGAAGACATCGAAAAGCTCGGCAAAGCCTCCCACGAGGCATTCCTGCGTGTTCGTCCGCTGCTCGCGGAGCGCGGCCGGATGGGCTTCGTACGCCGCTGCCATGGCGATCTGCATCTCGCAAACATCGTCCTGCTCGACGACCGGCCCGTGCTGTTCGATGCCATCGAGTTCGATGCGCAGATGGCAACCGTCGACGTGCTCTACGATCTCGCATTCACGATGATGGACCTGTTGCACCACGATCAGCCCCGCGCCGCCAACATCGTCCTGAACCGCTATCTCGCCGCAACGCCAGCCGACAATCTCGACGCGCTCTCGGCCCTGCCGCTGTTGATGTCCATCCGGGCGGCGATCCGCGCCCAGGTGGCCCTGGCACGGCTGAAGCCGCCGCATTCCGATGACCCCAGCATCCTTGACCAGGCACAGCATTATTTTGACCTTGCCAGGACGCTGATCCATCCCCCTGCTCCGCGCCTGGTTGCGGTCGGCGGCCTGTCAGGCACCGGCAAGACCGTCCTGGCGAATGCGCTCGCGCCCGTCGTCGCGCCGCCCCCGGGAGCCGTCGTGCTGCGCAGCGACCTCGTTCGCAAGCAGATGTTCGGGGTCGAGGACACGCACCGCCTGCCGCCGTCCGCCTACACGCCAGAGCACGCGGCCCGCGTCTACGACACGCTGGCTCAGCACGCCCGGCGGGTGTTGGCGCAGGGCCATTCGGCGATCATCGACGGCGTATTCGCCCGCGAGGACGAACGGGATGCGATCGCCGCATTGGCGCGAGAGCGCAATGTGCCGCTGAACGGCCTGTTCCTGGTTGCGGACCTCGCGACCCGGCAGATGCGGATCGGAAGCCGCCGGGGAGACGCATCCGACGCCACGCAGGAGGTTGCTGCGCAGCAAGAGCACTATAATATCGGTCACGTCGGCTGGGCGACCATCGATGCATCCGGGACACAAGAGCAGACGCTCCAGAACTGTCGGGACGCGATCGCTGAAGGCAAATAG
- a CDS encoding PHA/PHB synthase family protein, whose product MSVVQIFPRAEEPAVQALPISPAAGPEAATVSPETPAGAPAAADPAPASEPYPLDRAFHAMLARFTGGISPLALSLAWLDWSSHLATAPQRQMEISRNVLRDAGRLAEAAAHAASPGQKPWSVIQPQGRDRRFSGPQWETAPFNLLAQAFLLGERWWHDATTGVRGVSHANEAIVEFSMRQMLDMLAPSNFAATNPKVLEKAFQSGGENFVFGWQNWCSDLMRLLSASKLAGSEQFVVGKSVAASPGKVVYRNELIELIQYQPTTAQVRPEPILIVPAWIMKYYILDLSPQNSLVKYLTGQGFTVFAISWRNPDATDRDLAFDDYRKLGVMAALDMIGRIMPGRRAHALGYCLGGTLLSIAAAAMERDGDNRFGTVTLLAAQTDFTEAGELTLFINESQVAFLEDMMWQRGYLDTTQMAGAFQLLRSNELIWSRLSHDYLMGEGAPLNDLMAWNADATRLPYRMHSEYLRKLFLDNDLAGGRYRVGGRNVSLSDIHAPMFVVGTLADHVAPWRSVYKIHYQVDADVTFLLTSGGHNAGVVAPPDEPGHSYQVLSKAEDAPYVGADEWLKLAPRIEGSWWPEWTKWLAARSGAPCDPPPIGLGDAPGLPDAPGDYVHT is encoded by the coding sequence ATGAGCGTCGTGCAGATCTTTCCACGGGCCGAAGAGCCGGCGGTCCAGGCTCTCCCCATCAGTCCAGCCGCTGGTCCCGAAGCCGCGACGGTGAGCCCCGAAACACCCGCAGGAGCGCCTGCCGCTGCCGATCCTGCGCCTGCATCGGAGCCATATCCTCTCGATCGCGCGTTTCACGCGATGCTTGCGCGGTTTACGGGCGGGATTTCGCCACTGGCCTTGTCGCTGGCGTGGCTCGACTGGAGTTCGCATCTCGCTACGGCGCCGCAGCGCCAGATGGAGATCTCCCGCAATGTCCTGCGTGACGCCGGCCGGTTGGCGGAAGCCGCCGCGCACGCGGCGTCACCGGGCCAAAAGCCGTGGTCCGTGATCCAGCCGCAGGGGCGGGATCGCCGCTTTAGTGGACCGCAATGGGAGACCGCGCCGTTCAATCTGCTGGCGCAGGCATTCCTGCTCGGAGAGCGCTGGTGGCACGATGCCACGACCGGCGTGCGCGGCGTGTCGCACGCTAATGAAGCCATCGTCGAATTCTCGATGCGCCAGATGCTCGACATGCTGGCGCCGTCGAATTTCGCGGCGACCAATCCGAAGGTGCTGGAAAAGGCGTTCCAGAGTGGCGGGGAAAACTTCGTCTTCGGCTGGCAAAACTGGTGCAGCGACCTGATGCGCCTGCTCTCCGCCTCAAAATTGGCGGGCAGTGAGCAGTTTGTGGTCGGCAAATCGGTGGCGGCTTCGCCCGGCAAGGTCGTCTACCGTAATGAGCTGATCGAGCTGATCCAGTACCAACCGACCACGGCGCAGGTGCGACCAGAGCCGATCCTGATCGTGCCGGCCTGGATCATGAAGTACTACATCCTCGATCTCTCGCCGCAGAACTCGCTGGTCAAATATCTGACCGGTCAGGGTTTCACGGTGTTCGCGATCTCCTGGCGCAACCCGGATGCGACAGATCGGGATCTCGCCTTCGACGACTATCGCAAGCTGGGGGTCATGGCGGCGCTGGACATGATCGGCCGGATCATGCCGGGTCGGAGGGCCCATGCGCTCGGCTATTGTCTGGGAGGGACATTGCTGTCGATCGCTGCCGCTGCGATGGAGCGCGACGGTGATAACCGCTTTGGCACCGTTACTCTCCTTGCGGCCCAGACCGACTTCACCGAGGCCGGGGAGCTGACGCTCTTCATCAACGAGAGCCAGGTCGCCTTTCTCGAAGACATGATGTGGCAGCGCGGCTATCTCGATACGACCCAGATGGCCGGCGCCTTCCAGCTGCTGCGCTCCAACGAACTGATCTGGTCGCGTCTGTCACACGACTATCTGATGGGCGAGGGCGCGCCGCTGAACGACCTGATGGCGTGGAACGCGGACGCAACGCGGCTGCCCTATCGCATGCATTCGGAATATCTGCGAAAGCTGTTCCTCGACAACGATCTGGCCGGGGGGCGCTATCGCGTCGGCGGCAGGAACGTTTCGCTGTCCGATATTCACGCCCCGATGTTCGTGGTCGGCACGCTGGCCGATCACGTCGCGCCGTGGCGATCCGTCTACAAGATCCACTATCAGGTCGATGCCGACGTGACGTTCCTGTTGACCAGTGGTGGCCACAATGCCGGCGTCGTCGCGCCTCCCGACGAGCCCGGCCACAGCTATCAAGTGCTGAGCAAGGCCGAGGACGCGCCCTATGTCGGTGCGGACGAATGGCTGAAGCTGGCTCCGCGCATTGAAGGGTCGTGGTGGCCGGAATGGACCAAATGGCTGGCGGCGCGCTCCGGCGCGCCCTGCGATCCGCCGCCGATCGGGCTTGGAGACGCTCCCGGCCTGCCCGATGCGCCGGGGGACTACGTCCACACTTAA
- a CDS encoding universal stress protein: MPIKDVFLPLVGQPRGSALIAIEKCVAVAADLGARITGLALEEDIFERPKVMLSHDRDSAEAGVSREANETQQLLDAFTNAASRADIRAQSRTGKVPADQIAAILAEHARFSDLTLFPVKPHDSRSEHIIETLLFESGRPLLLCPEQRAEQLRPEFENVMIAWDHSARAARAVGDALPILQAATVVRVVTVAEDKADAVAQSGAALVDHLREHGVYASFETVTGNGSSIGKALGSWANSHGMDAIVMGAYHHSRLNEIVWGGVTKTVIGQPPCWVMISH; this comes from the coding sequence ATGCCCATCAAGGATGTCTTTCTGCCGCTTGTCGGCCAGCCCCGCGGATCGGCCCTGATTGCGATCGAGAAATGCGTGGCCGTCGCCGCCGACCTCGGCGCCAGGATCACGGGGCTCGCGCTCGAGGAAGACATTTTCGAGCGGCCGAAGGTGATGCTGTCTCATGATCGCGATTCCGCGGAGGCCGGCGTTTCGCGTGAGGCGAACGAGACGCAGCAGCTCCTCGATGCCTTCACCAACGCGGCGTCCCGCGCCGACATTCGCGCCCAGAGCCGAACGGGCAAGGTACCGGCGGACCAGATCGCGGCGATCCTGGCCGAGCATGCCCGTTTCAGCGATCTCACGCTGTTTCCCGTGAAGCCGCACGACAGCCGATCGGAGCACATCATCGAAACTCTCCTGTTCGAATCCGGGCGGCCGCTGCTGCTCTGCCCGGAGCAGCGTGCGGAGCAGCTGCGGCCGGAATTCGAGAACGTCATGATCGCCTGGGATCATTCTGCCCGCGCTGCGCGTGCGGTCGGCGACGCTTTGCCCATTCTTCAGGCTGCCACCGTGGTCCGCGTGGTGACGGTCGCAGAGGACAAGGCTGACGCGGTCGCGCAATCCGGCGCGGCTCTCGTCGACCATCTGAGAGAACACGGGGTCTATGCCTCCTTCGAAACGGTGACCGGCAACGGCAGCTCGATCGGCAAGGCACTGGGAAGTTGGGCGAATTCCCATGGCATGGATGCGATCGTGATGGGCGCCTACCATCATTCACGCCTGAACGAGATCGTGTGGGGCGGTGTGACAAAGACCGTCATTGGCCAGCCACCATGCTGGGTTATGATCTCGCACTAG
- a CDS encoding CHAD domain-containing protein: MARPTTTSTTVRTTPAARRNALPGRLSPGMACDTAFRIIARRHLDAVLAQHDGTCRGDPDALHQIRIALTHLRTAIRFFSPMVDDALRPNVWAELKWLNGQLGMVRDLDVAIERIVAESGKELAVVAELQHWDEKRTESHRLLARALQSARYRRLVEQTSIWIESGPWSTRRSKEAMRLRRCTLAEHATERLAEWETTLLKKARKLRKLDVEKRHKLRILNKRLTYSIESLQDLFAEESLTKQKSILKKLRKAQRSLGRLNDDARGHALAASLNGAGLEASNRFRNRKREKKLLRTASTAYRKLDKTKPFRSSDLAPSSEPEV; the protein is encoded by the coding sequence ATGGCGCGACCCACCACGACCTCGACGACCGTTCGCACCACGCCGGCGGCGCGGCGCAATGCCCTGCCCGGCCGCCTCAGCCCCGGCATGGCCTGCGATACGGCTTTCCGCATCATCGCGCGCCGTCACCTCGATGCCGTGCTCGCCCAGCATGACGGCACCTGCCGCGGCGATCCCGACGCGCTACACCAGATCCGGATCGCGTTGACCCATCTGCGAACTGCCATCCGCTTCTTCTCGCCGATGGTCGACGACGCCCTGCGCCCGAACGTCTGGGCCGAACTGAAATGGCTGAACGGCCAGCTCGGCATGGTGCGGGATCTCGACGTGGCGATCGAGCGGATCGTCGCGGAGAGTGGCAAAGAGCTTGCGGTGGTCGCCGAGCTTCAGCATTGGGACGAAAAGCGCACCGAGAGCCACCGCCTGCTGGCTCGCGCGCTGCAATCCGCGCGGTATCGCCGCCTTGTCGAGCAGACCTCGATCTGGATCGAGAGCGGCCCCTGGTCAACCCGGCGCAGCAAGGAAGCCATGCGATTGCGCCGCTGCACGCTCGCCGAACACGCAACGGAGCGGCTGGCCGAGTGGGAGACGACGCTGCTCAAGAAGGCGCGCAAACTCCGCAAGCTCGACGTCGAGAAACGACACAAGCTGCGGATTCTCAACAAGCGGCTGACCTATTCGATCGAGTCGCTCCAGGACCTGTTCGCCGAGGAATCGCTGACCAAACAGAAATCGATCCTCAAGAAATTGCGCAAGGCGCAACGGTCGCTCGGACGGTTGAACGATGATGCGCGGGGACATGCGCTGGCCGCGTCGTTGAACGGCGCCGGCCTCGAAGCCAGCAATCGATTCCGCAACCGCAAGCGTGAAAAGAAGCTGTTGCGGACGGCGTCAACGGCTTACCGCAAACTGGACAAGACGAAGCCCTTCCGCTCCTCGGATCTCGCACCGAGTTCCGAGCCGGAGGTTTAA
- a CDS encoding ABC transporter permease gives MNHEPLLLATPSGDVLNLRPEGPWTAANVVTLETLSRSVGADVDRSRVVTLDMSGVSALDTLGAWVLEKLSRRAATSGRSAEFVGVADHFSGLLDEVRQVNRHTPAPTAAPNPVLARLGDLGKSTADAREDVTIFLQMLGALFMAVIGVLRRPRSLRLTSLVYQLYRIGWQAIPIVALITFLIGAIIAQQGFFHFRRFGAESYTVDMVGILVLRELGVLIVAIMVAGRSGSAYTAELGSMKMREEIDALSTMGLDPVDVLILPRVAALVIALPILTFIGSVAALYGGGLVAQFYGDMGPAIYIARLHEAISVTHFEVGILKAPFMALVIGIVACSEGLRVKGSAESLGRQTTTSVVKSIFLVIVLDGLFAIFFASIGM, from the coding sequence GTGAACCACGAACCGCTGTTGCTCGCGACGCCGTCCGGCGACGTGCTGAACCTGCGCCCTGAAGGGCCCTGGACCGCCGCGAATGTGGTCACGCTCGAGACGTTGTCCCGGTCGGTCGGTGCCGACGTCGATCGCTCGCGCGTCGTCACCCTGGACATGTCGGGCGTCAGTGCGCTCGACACGCTCGGTGCCTGGGTCCTGGAAAAGCTGTCGCGCAGGGCCGCAACATCGGGCAGGTCGGCCGAATTCGTCGGCGTCGCCGATCATTTCAGCGGGCTGCTGGATGAGGTGCGCCAGGTCAACCGCCACACGCCGGCCCCGACGGCTGCGCCCAATCCGGTGCTGGCGAGGCTGGGCGATCTCGGCAAGTCCACGGCCGACGCGCGGGAAGACGTCACGATCTTCCTGCAGATGCTCGGCGCATTGTTCATGGCCGTGATAGGCGTGCTGCGTCGGCCGCGTTCGCTGCGGCTGACCTCGCTGGTGTATCAGCTCTACCGCATCGGGTGGCAGGCGATCCCCATCGTCGCGCTGATCACCTTCCTGATCGGCGCCATCATCGCACAGCAGGGCTTCTTCCACTTCCGCAGGTTCGGCGCGGAGTCCTACACCGTCGATATGGTCGGCATCCTGGTGCTGCGCGAGCTCGGCGTGCTGATCGTCGCCATCATGGTCGCGGGACGGTCGGGAAGCGCCTACACCGCCGAGCTCGGCTCGATGAAGATGCGCGAGGAGATCGACGCGCTCTCGACCATGGGGCTCGATCCCGTCGACGTCCTGATCCTGCCGCGCGTTGCGGCCCTGGTCATTGCGCTGCCGATCCTCACCTTCATCGGATCGGTCGCCGCGCTCTATGGCGGCGGTCTCGTCGCGCAGTTCTATGGCGACATGGGGCCGGCGATCTACATCGCGCGGCTGCACGAGGCCATCTCCGTTACCCATTTCGAGGTGGGCATCCTGAAGGCGCCGTTCATGGCGCTGGTGATCGGAATCGTGGCCTGCAGCGAGGGCTTGCGCGTCAAGGGCAGCGCGGAGTCGCTGGGGCGGCAGACCACGACGTCGGTGGTGAAGTCGATCTTCCTGGTGATCGTGCTCGACGGCCTGTTCGCGATCTTCTTTGCCTCGATCGGAATGTGA
- a CDS encoding bifunctional acetate--CoA ligase family protein/GNAT family N-acetyltransferase: MSTYRLNNLLAPRSVALVGASARPVSVGRAVLENIHKAEFKGRFGLVNPRHAEIGGVAAVKSLDSLDFVPELVVITAPAREIPGIIDQAGRRGSAGALIVSAGLGHGPGSLHEAAIAAARKYGMRLIGPNCLGIMMPGVSLNASFAAHMPGAGSLALISQSGAIAAGMVDWAAQRGVGFSGIVSIGDQIDVDIADLLDYFAMDHKTRAILLYIESIKDARKFMSAARAAARVKPVVVVKSGRMAQGAKAAATHTGALAGADAVYDAAFRRAGVLRVSDLRELFDCAETLGRVESPTGKRLAILTNGGGIGVLAVDRLVELGGIPATISPEVRKTLDAALPPTWSGANPVDIVGDADASRYAAALEVLLADCDNDAVLVLNVQTAIASAAEIATTVTELVAKYREKHRRWAKPVLAAWVGADQDIIQALSGAGMPNYPTEDDAVRGFMHLVRHREVVEELSQVPPAMPDTFVPDARGARQIVTAAIADGREWLEPVEIKHLLEAYDIAMVPTYAATDVEQAVAYAKEIFAQGGTVVLKIMSRDIIHKSDVGGVVLNLTTPEAVRAATSDILARARKLRPEARIGGVIVQAMVVKAKARELILGLADDPTFGTVVVFGRGGTAVEIINDKALALPPLDLQLARDLIDRTRVSRLLKAYRDVPAVKQDAVAMVLVKLAQMAADIPEIREFDINPLLADETGVTAVDARVAVGPPQRKFVGSGPANFAVRAYPSQWERRLKLKDDWRIFVRPMRPEDEPTIHEFLRHVTPHDLRLRFFAPMKEFTHEFIARLTQLDYARAMAFIAFDEATGEMVGVVRLHSDSIYESGEYAILLRSDLKGRGLGWALMQLIIDYARSEGLKIISGDVLKENSVMLEMCRHLGFEVKPDPAEPDICDVKLKL, encoded by the coding sequence ATGTCAACCTATCGTCTCAACAATCTGCTGGCGCCGCGTTCAGTTGCGCTCGTTGGAGCGAGCGCCCGTCCGGTCTCAGTCGGACGCGCCGTTCTGGAGAACATTCACAAGGCCGAATTCAAGGGGCGGTTCGGCCTGGTCAATCCACGCCATGCCGAAATCGGCGGCGTCGCGGCGGTGAAGAGCCTGGACAGCTTGGACTTCGTGCCCGAGCTCGTGGTCATCACCGCGCCGGCGCGCGAGATTCCCGGTATCATCGACCAGGCCGGGCGTCGCGGATCGGCGGGCGCGCTGATCGTCTCGGCCGGGCTCGGCCACGGACCGGGCTCTCTGCACGAGGCTGCAATCGCGGCGGCCCGCAAATACGGCATGCGGCTGATCGGACCGAATTGCCTCGGCATCATGATGCCCGGGGTCAGCCTGAATGCCAGCTTTGCCGCGCACATGCCGGGGGCGGGCAGCCTCGCGCTGATCTCGCAATCGGGCGCGATTGCTGCCGGCATGGTCGACTGGGCTGCACAGCGCGGCGTCGGCTTTTCCGGCATCGTCTCCATCGGCGATCAGATCGACGTCGATATCGCCGATCTGCTCGACTATTTCGCGATGGATCACAAGACTCGCGCGATCCTGCTCTACATCGAATCCATCAAGGACGCGCGCAAGTTCATGTCGGCAGCGCGTGCCGCCGCGCGCGTGAAGCCCGTCGTCGTAGTGAAGTCGGGGCGCATGGCGCAGGGCGCAAAGGCGGCCGCCACGCATACCGGCGCGCTCGCCGGCGCGGACGCGGTCTATGACGCGGCGTTCCGCCGCGCGGGTGTCCTGCGGGTCTCCGATCTGCGTGAGCTGTTCGATTGTGCCGAGACGCTCGGCCGCGTCGAATCGCCGACGGGAAAGCGTCTCGCCATCCTGACCAACGGTGGCGGCATCGGCGTCCTCGCCGTCGATCGATTGGTCGAACTCGGCGGAATCCCGGCGACCATCTCGCCGGAGGTGCGCAAGACGCTCGATGCGGCCCTGCCGCCGACCTGGTCCGGTGCAAATCCCGTCGACATCGTGGGCGACGCCGACGCCTCGCGCTACGCGGCGGCGCTCGAGGTGCTGCTGGCCGATTGCGACAATGACGCGGTGCTGGTCCTCAACGTGCAAACGGCGATCGCCTCGGCCGCCGAGATTGCCACGACCGTGACCGAGCTCGTCGCTAAATATCGCGAGAAGCACCGCCGATGGGCCAAGCCCGTATTGGCCGCCTGGGTCGGGGCCGATCAGGACATCATCCAGGCGCTTTCCGGCGCCGGTATGCCCAACTATCCGACCGAGGACGACGCCGTGCGCGGCTTCATGCATCTGGTCCGGCACCGAGAAGTGGTGGAGGAGCTGAGCCAGGTTCCTCCCGCGATGCCCGATACGTTCGTGCCGGATGCCCGGGGGGCGAGGCAGATCGTCACCGCCGCGATCGCCGATGGCCGTGAATGGCTCGAACCGGTCGAGATCAAGCACCTGCTCGAAGCTTACGACATCGCGATGGTGCCGACCTATGCGGCGACCGATGTCGAGCAGGCGGTGGCCTATGCGAAGGAAATCTTCGCGCAGGGCGGCACCGTGGTGCTGAAGATCATGTCGCGGGACATCATCCACAAATCCGATGTCGGTGGCGTCGTGCTCAATCTGACGACGCCGGAGGCCGTGCGAGCGGCCACCTCCGACATTCTCGCCCGGGCGAGAAAGCTGCGGCCCGAGGCCCGCATCGGCGGCGTCATCGTCCAGGCGATGGTCGTCAAGGCGAAGGCGCGCGAGCTGATCCTGGGCCTCGCCGACGATCCCACCTTCGGCACCGTCGTCGTGTTCGGCCGCGGTGGCACGGCGGTGGAGATCATCAACGACAAGGCGCTGGCGCTGCCCCCGCTGGACTTGCAGCTCGCTCGCGATCTGATCGACCGCACCCGCGTGTCGCGGCTGCTAAAGGCCTATCGTGATGTGCCGGCGGTCAAGCAGGACGCCGTCGCCATGGTGCTGGTCAAGCTGGCGCAGATGGCGGCCGACATTCCCGAGATCCGCGAATTCGACATCAATCCGCTGCTGGCGGACGAAACCGGCGTGACCGCGGTCGATGCCCGCGTCGCGGTCGGGCCGCCGCAACGAAAGTTCGTCGGCTCAGGCCCGGCCAATTTCGCCGTTCGCGCCTATCCGTCGCAATGGGAGCGGCGCCTCAAGCTCAAGGACGACTGGCGCATCTTCGTGCGGCCCATGCGCCCCGAGGACGAGCCGACCATCCACGAATTCCTGCGTCACGTCACGCCGCACGACCTTCGCCTGCGGTTCTTCGCACCGATGAAGGAGTTTACCCACGAGTTCATCGCGCGCCTGACCCAGCTCGACTATGCGCGCGCGATGGCCTTCATCGCCTTCGACGAGGCCACCGGCGAAATGGTCGGCGTGGTCCGGCTCCATTCGGATTCGATCTACGAGAGCGGCGAATACGCGATTTTGCTCCGGTCCGATCTCAAGGGCAGGGGGCTCGGCTGGGCCCTCATGCAGCTGATCATCGACTACGCGCGGTCGGAGGGACTGAAGATCATATCGGGCGACGTGCTCAAGGAGAACAGCGTGATGCTCGAGATGTGCCGGCACCTCGGCTTCGAGGTCAAGCCGGACCCGGCCGAGCCCGATATCTGCGACGTCAAATTGAAGCTGTGA